A single genomic interval of Carassius auratus strain Wakin unplaced genomic scaffold, ASM336829v1 scaf_tig00214178, whole genome shotgun sequence harbors:
- the LOC113091273 gene encoding uncharacterized protein LOC113091273: MLYLVHCQSHWSENFALLHSLCGNGQTLSQCCCDSYICSVSSPAVSSVSVCACSAGVFGADEERVKAVREGDSVTLNPDLTQIQGFTEIQWWFKGQLFAYTNGRNHEYPENERFRDRLKLNQNGSLTITNMKTKHSGLYKLWIELNTGPLTLDFTVTVNESPSVIDAVKGEMKFESVKEGAPVTLQTDVIQLNGDELIVWRCGEEGKLIAKADMEAKSSPLYDTDGRFSGRLELDHVTGSLTLTNTRTTDSGLYKLQISSNQQILYKRFTVTVSEPDLSPGAVAGIVIGVLAAAAAAVAGGVAGVIYHRRKTPTRTRQTFLQYLMS, from the exons ATGCTTTATCTGGTCCACTGTCAATCCCACTGGAGTGAAAACTTTGCCCTTCTCCACTCACTCTGTGGTAATGGACAGACACTGTCACAGTGTTGCTGTGACAGTTACATCTGTTCAGTGTCATCACCAGCAGTTTCATCTGTTTCTGTTTGTGCTTGTTctgcaggtgtgtttggtgctgaTGAAGAAAGAGTGAAGGCAGTGAGAGAGGGAGACTCTGTCACTCTAAACCCTGATCTGACTCAAATACAGGGATTTACTGAGATACAGTGGTGGTTTAAAGGTCAGCTTTTTGCTTATACTAATGGAAGGAATCACGAATATCCTGAAAATGAGAGATttagagacagactgaagctgaacCAGAATGGGTCTCTGACCATCACCAACATGAAAACCAAACACTCTGGACTCTATAAACTATGGATCGAACTCAACACTGGGCCCTTAACTTTGGATTTCACTGTCACTGTCAATG AGTCTCCATCAGTTATTGATGCTGTTAAAGGAGAAATGAAGTTTGAATCGGTGAAGGAGGGAGCTCCAGTCACTCTTCAGACTGATGTTATACAGCTAAACGGAGATGAGCTGATAGTGTGGAGGTGTGGAGAAGAAGGAAAACTCATCGCTAAAGCTGATATGGAGGCTAAGAGCTCACCATTATATGATACTGATGGGAGATTCAGTGGAAGACTGGAgctggatcatgtgactggatctctgaccctcacaaacaccagaaccacagactctggactctataaactacagatcagcagcaaccaacagatctTATACAAGAGATTCACTGTTACTGTCAGTG AACCAGATCTGTCTCCAGGTGCTGTAGCAGGGATTGTTATTGGTGTTCTAGCTGCTGcggctgctgctgttgctggtgGTGTAGCTGGAGTGATTTACCATCGCCGCAAGA